Genomic window (Candidatus Polarisedimenticolia bacterium):
AAGGTGCGGTTGATGCTGGCGCTGACGGTGGCGCCGGTGATGATCCCGAGCGTCAAGAGCGGAAAGGCCCACAACAGGGACACCCGGCCCACCGTGTCGCATTGTATGAGGGACGGCAGCTTCGGGATCAGGCGCTGGGGCCGCTTGGCCTTGAGCGCTCGATCCAGAAGCACATAGGCCAGGCTGGCGGCGAACGTGATGAACAGGGCGGCCACGGCGAAGATGATCACCGTCAGGTGGAAACGGAGCAAAGAGGGGCGCAAGGGGGCCGCCACGGGGATCACGTCCTCCGGCAAGAGCCCCGAGACGAACTGCACGACGAGGACCAGCGGGAGGATCACCACGTGCAGGACGTCCAGGCGATAGCGCCAGTAGACGGCCAGGTAGATCAGGATGACGCTCCAGGAGAGAACGGACAGGATCTCGGGCACGGTCCCCAGGGGGCAGCGCTCCAGGCCGACGCCCAGAGTCCAGAGCGCGGCGGTGTGGGCCACCC
Coding sequences:
- the ccsA gene encoding cytochrome c biogenesis protein CcsA — translated: MAHTAALWTLGVGLERCPLGTVPEILSVLSWSVILIYLAVYWRYRLDVLHVVILPLVLVVQFVSGLLPEDVIPVAAPLRPSLLRFHLTVIIFAVAALFITFAASLAYVLLDRALKAKRPQRLIPKLPSLIQCDTVGRVSLLWAFPLLTLGIITGATVSASINRTFWTWQAKETLAVMAWVILAVVLILRLGWGWRGRNAALLTIVAFFAVLLRMMGVY